Proteins encoded in a region of the Photobacterium angustum genome:
- the recC gene encoding exodeoxyribonuclease V subunit gamma, with translation MFTVYHSNQLDLLKSLLVELIKLQPLANPFEKEQILVQSPGMSQWLKMELAKSLGVAANIDFPLPATFIWKMFTQVLADVPERSAFNKEAMTWKLMQVLPAQFEQPEFEALQRYLDGDDDNLKCYQLAEKIADIFDQYLVYRPEWIQQWEAGETVAELEDEHPWQPILWQALYDQTLALGQSPYHRANLYEHFIETLQNYSASQGKEALIAAGLPQRLFVFGISSLPPRYLDALAAIGEHIDVHLMFTNPCRYYWGDIRDRKHLARLAASKRVKLHNIAEQQDIDATIEVLKDNDESHYDDEMQNGMVGNSLLASMGKLGRDNMYLLSEMQVNEVDAGFVDIESDTLLHAIQADILNLVDRQDDTQLDSSEHKFPIISDDQSLSIHACHSPMREVEVLHDKLLAMFEANPNLKPRDVIVMVADINAYSPAIQAVFGNAPGNRYIPFSISDRTAEQENPILLAFLRLLTLPDSRCHASELLELLEVPAVMNKFGFDSQSFEKVKQWIEEAGVRWGLDQHTSSQFNLPEQMQNTWLFGIQRMLLGYAMPHNTGLFEGISAYDQVQGIDAELAGQLAGFIDCLISYREVLAQPHLVTEWADTLNQMLDDFFAVELEGELVLKSIRDNLHRLHEQLDDAGYQGEITPAVLTQYLRDKLSGERVSQRFLAGQVNFCTLMPMRSIPFDVVCLLGMNDGAYPRNIAPEGFDLMNGRTKAGDRSRRDDDRYLFLEALLSAQETLYISYVGRSIQDNAEKIASVLVSELVEYCQQGYCLEGDESLPVDQSAENIKQKLIEHHPLVPFSPSAFTGESGSYAIEWLPAAAREGQASQPFQLGELPPEPIADDQQQVLELAELQRFWRLPVRYFFNRRLKVYFEPPMGLLEDDEPFVLNHLESYHVKDELLALLLDAQMTNKDPDQIFNHFAQEQKAAGKLPVAAFGDIDLDASRLAVRELVSQIEPLIHAPLDDQEVAITLTINGHAVLLQGWLKQRYQSGLMRFRSGKVRSVDLLAAWCDHLCLAISQPELNQKTHIIGTDKHLVIDAIEASKAQGYLRELIELYYQGLNQPLAYFPKTAHAGIQACVDKQGNWKDDEQTIEKAYSKMADCFNDGYFFAGEGADEYINRVWTHWNDELAQNSYVLALKVLQAAVLNSEEVKPE, from the coding sequence GTGTTTACCGTCTACCATTCAAATCAACTCGACTTGCTTAAATCTTTGCTGGTGGAGCTTATTAAGCTACAGCCATTAGCCAATCCATTTGAAAAAGAACAGATTCTGGTACAAAGCCCAGGGATGTCGCAATGGTTAAAAATGGAACTAGCAAAGTCATTGGGTGTGGCTGCTAATATAGATTTTCCACTGCCTGCGACCTTTATTTGGAAGATGTTTACGCAGGTCCTCGCTGATGTACCAGAGCGCAGTGCATTTAACAAAGAAGCGATGACGTGGAAGTTAATGCAAGTGCTACCAGCACAGTTTGAGCAACCGGAGTTTGAAGCACTACAGCGGTATTTAGACGGTGATGACGACAATTTAAAGTGCTATCAATTAGCGGAAAAAATTGCCGATATTTTTGACCAATATTTAGTGTATCGCCCTGAGTGGATCCAACAGTGGGAAGCGGGGGAAACGGTCGCTGAATTAGAAGATGAGCATCCTTGGCAGCCTATTTTATGGCAAGCACTGTACGATCAAACCTTGGCACTTGGACAATCGCCTTATCATCGTGCCAACTTGTATGAACATTTTATTGAAACACTACAAAACTACAGCGCTTCACAAGGTAAAGAAGCATTAATTGCAGCAGGTTTACCGCAGCGTTTATTTGTTTTTGGTATCTCATCATTACCCCCACGTTATCTAGATGCACTTGCTGCTATTGGTGAGCATATTGATGTGCATTTAATGTTTACTAACCCTTGTCGTTATTACTGGGGAGATATTCGTGATCGTAAACACCTTGCGCGACTTGCTGCCAGTAAGCGGGTCAAACTTCATAATATCGCAGAGCAACAAGATATTGATGCCACGATTGAAGTACTAAAAGACAACGATGAAAGCCACTATGATGATGAAATGCAAAATGGCATGGTGGGTAATAGCTTATTAGCCTCTATGGGTAAGCTTGGTCGCGATAACATGTATTTGTTATCAGAGATGCAAGTTAACGAAGTGGATGCCGGTTTCGTTGATATTGAATCAGATACTTTATTACATGCCATTCAAGCTGACATCTTAAACTTGGTTGATCGTCAAGATGATACCCAATTAGATTCCAGTGAGCATAAGTTTCCGATTATCTCTGATGATCAATCGCTCTCTATTCATGCTTGTCATAGCCCAATGCGTGAGGTTGAAGTGCTTCACGACAAGCTGTTAGCGATGTTTGAGGCAAACCCTAATCTGAAACCACGCGATGTGATCGTGATGGTGGCAGACATCAATGCCTACAGTCCCGCGATCCAAGCGGTATTTGGTAATGCACCGGGTAACCGCTATATCCCATTTTCGATTTCTGACCGAACCGCAGAGCAAGAAAACCCGATCTTGTTGGCGTTTTTACGTCTGTTAACTTTGCCTGATAGTCGCTGTCATGCTTCAGAACTGTTAGAGCTATTAGAAGTGCCAGCGGTGATGAATAAGTTTGGTTTTGATAGCCAAAGCTTTGAGAAAGTAAAACAGTGGATCGAAGAAGCGGGAGTTCGCTGGGGCTTAGATCAGCATACATCTAGCCAATTTAATCTTCCTGAGCAGATGCAAAACACTTGGCTGTTTGGTATTCAGCGCATGCTGTTAGGTTATGCCATGCCCCATAATACTGGTTTGTTTGAAGGCATTTCTGCTTATGATCAAGTACAGGGTATTGATGCGGAGTTAGCTGGGCAGTTAGCTGGCTTTATTGATTGCTTAATTAGTTATCGTGAAGTGTTAGCACAGCCACATTTGGTGACAGAGTGGGCGGATACACTGAACCAAATGCTGGATGATTTTTTCGCCGTGGAACTGGAAGGTGAACTGGTTCTTAAATCTATTCGCGATAACTTACACCGCTTGCACGAACAACTCGATGATGCGGGTTATCAAGGTGAGATCACACCAGCAGTGCTAACTCAATATTTACGCGATAAGTTATCGGGTGAGCGAGTAAGCCAACGCTTCCTTGCTGGACAAGTGAATTTTTGTACCTTAATGCCAATGCGTTCGATCCCCTTTGATGTGGTGTGCTTGCTTGGCATGAATGATGGTGCTTACCCTCGAAATATTGCCCCTGAAGGGTTTGATTTAATGAATGGTCGCACTAAAGCGGGCGATCGTTCTCGTCGTGATGATGACCGTTATCTTTTCCTTGAAGCATTATTATCAGCGCAAGAAACCTTATATATCAGCTACGTGGGTCGCTCAATTCAAGACAACGCAGAAAAAATTGCTTCTGTGCTTGTCAGTGAGCTGGTGGAATATTGTCAGCAAGGTTATTGCTTAGAGGGAGATGAATCTCTTCCTGTCGATCAATCAGCAGAAAACATTAAACAAAAACTGATTGAGCACCATCCCTTAGTGCCATTTAGTCCGAGCGCATTTACTGGAGAGAGTGGCAGTTATGCCATTGAATGGCTACCTGCTGCTGCTCGTGAAGGGCAAGCGAGCCAACCTTTCCAATTAGGTGAACTCCCTCCAGAGCCGATTGCCGATGATCAACAACAAGTATTAGAGCTTGCTGAGTTGCAACGTTTCTGGCGTTTACCGGTACGCTATTTCTTTAACCGTCGTTTGAAAGTCTACTTTGAGCCGCCAATGGGATTATTGGAAGATGATGAACCGTTTGTGCTGAATCATCTTGAAAGCTATCACGTTAAAGATGAGCTATTAGCATTATTGCTTGATGCTCAAATGACCAATAAAGATCCGGATCAGATTTTCAATCATTTCGCCCAAGAGCAAAAAGCAGCGGGCAAGTTACCTGTTGCTGCATTTGGTGATATTGATTTAGATGCCAGTCGTCTAGCTGTACGTGAGTTAGTGAGCCAGATTGAGCCATTAATTCATGCACCATTAGATGATCAGGAAGTAGCAATAACACTAACGATAAATGGTCATGCCGTATTACTTCAAGGTTGGCTGAAACAGCGCTATCAATCAGGTTTAATGCGTTTTCGTAGTGGTAAAGTGCGCTCGGTAGATTTACTCGCGGCTTGGTGTGATCACTTATGTTTAGCGATTAGCCAGCCAGAATTGAATCAGAAAACACATATTATTGGCACCGATAAACACCTTGTCATTGATGCGATCGAAGCGAGTAAAGCACAAGGTTATTTACGAGAGCTTATCGAGTTGTATTACCAAGGCTTGAATCAACCTTTAGCGTATTTTCCGAAAACAGCACATGCAGGTATTCAAGCGTGTGTTGATAAGCAAGGTAACTGGAAAGACGATGAACAAACCATCGAGAAAGCCTACAGCAAAATGGCAGATTGTTTTAACGATGGTTACTTCTTTGCAGGTGAAGGCGCGGATGAATACATCAATCGAGTATGGACACATTGGAATGATGAACTTGCACAGAATAGCTATGTGTTAGCACTGAAAGTACTACAGGCTGCGGTATTAAATAGTGAAGAAGTAAAGCCGGAATAA